The following coding sequences lie in one Microcoleus sp. AS-A8 genomic window:
- the drmD gene encoding DISARM system SNF2-like helicase DrmD, with product MIGIQAGQIVRVRSRQYLIEEVTEPVSQGGDTQVRLSCLEDDAQGQQLEVFWEREVDAQLVGASSWESVASRGFDNPRYFSAYLHALRWNCVTSTNPKLFQAPYRAGIEVKAYQLEPLRKALLMPRVSLFIADDVGLGKTIEAGLILREMLIRQKIKRVVISCPPSVVRQWQEEMESRFGLVFQVFDRDFVAARRRERGYGINPWTTHTRFIISHALLRDEAYAAPLRDWLGSFSAGSMLILDEAHNAAPASSSKYAIDSQLTKTVRDIARCFEHKLFLSATPHNGHSNSFAALLEILDPQRFCRGVPVRSKKLLDAVMVRRLKQDLREIDDRDFPERQVIPVIVDKLPEDAPELKLARLLQEYRTHREERLRDAPKSTQTAANLVITSLQKRLLSSIEAFARTLRVHRNAIERQAEKHRTSVTPKNLTLLVQAPGSDDDRADLAEDEVQAEEDSQMAAATQTATLEVTQQELELLEEMSEIAEAARYQPDGRIEKLVEWIRTNLCPDVGKRGATWTNRRVLIFTEYTDTKRYLEQQLQSVIANSDRENERIDTFHGGMGEERREAIKAAFNADPSQHPLRIMIATDAAREGVNLQNYCADLFHFDVPWNPSRMEQRNGRIDRKLQRERVVRCHYFVLPQRSEDRVLDVLVRKTATIQDELGSLSPVVEKNISKLLDQGIRVSEERRLTEAIEVADRADEESVTRGKVIQEELEAIRVRREKLHQQQADLEDMLRESRRWLGLDDRHFRDALSASLEILGAKSLEPLDPNEVVRDSERARWVLPALDQQAGADLTWATTLDTLRPLRKKGQKLWEWRKDAAIRPVVFRDPGTLDGQVVHLHLEHRLVQRLLGRFLSQGFLYNELTRACVCLTDDPVPKVIALGRLSLYGERAARLHDEIITVAAEWIAPEARGRGRLRPLTESEKEDALEVLEHSFATPRLRDVPPSVEDRFQAYAPRDVEDLIPHLERRAEVLTERAKKKLQERGLKEAAEMKKLLEEQRDRILKQEKQYEVFQPSLFNKDELRQLEADRRHWRIRVAELEEDIIKEPERIEKAYQVKADRVEPVGLVYLWPVSN from the coding sequence GTGATAGGGATACAAGCTGGGCAAATTGTTCGAGTCCGTTCTCGTCAGTATCTTATTGAAGAGGTAACTGAACCAGTATCCCAAGGTGGGGATACTCAGGTGCGGCTTTCCTGTTTGGAGGATGATGCTCAAGGGCAGCAGTTAGAGGTGTTCTGGGAGCGAGAAGTTGATGCACAACTTGTGGGGGCTTCATCTTGGGAATCAGTAGCCAGTCGAGGTTTTGATAATCCGCGATACTTTTCAGCTTACCTTCACGCGCTACGCTGGAACTGTGTTACTTCAACCAACCCGAAATTGTTCCAGGCTCCTTACCGAGCAGGGATTGAGGTAAAAGCCTATCAGCTTGAACCGCTGCGGAAAGCCCTGCTCATGCCGAGGGTGTCGCTGTTCATCGCTGATGACGTAGGTTTGGGTAAGACCATCGAAGCCGGTTTAATTCTGCGTGAGATGTTAATACGTCAGAAGATCAAGCGGGTAGTTATCTCCTGTCCGCCTTCTGTGGTACGGCAGTGGCAGGAGGAAATGGAAAGCCGCTTCGGTTTGGTATTTCAAGTCTTTGACCGGGATTTTGTTGCGGCTCGACGGCGAGAGCGGGGCTATGGCATTAACCCTTGGACAACCCATACTCGCTTTATCATCTCCCATGCCTTGCTACGAGATGAAGCCTACGCCGCCCCTCTCCGGGACTGGTTGGGAAGTTTTTCTGCTGGCTCAATGCTGATTTTGGACGAAGCGCATAACGCCGCACCTGCGAGTAGTTCCAAGTACGCGATCGACTCTCAGCTCACCAAGACAGTGCGGGATATTGCACGTTGCTTTGAGCATAAGCTCTTTCTATCAGCAACTCCACATAACGGGCACTCGAATAGTTTTGCTGCTCTACTGGAAATTCTCGACCCGCAGCGTTTCTGTCGAGGGGTTCCGGTTCGCAGTAAGAAACTGCTCGATGCCGTGATGGTACGGCGGCTCAAGCAGGACTTACGAGAAATTGACGATCGCGATTTTCCCGAACGCCAAGTGATTCCGGTTATCGTGGATAAGCTGCCAGAGGATGCTCCAGAACTCAAGCTAGCTCGTCTTCTACAGGAGTACCGCACCCATCGAGAGGAGCGTCTCAGGGATGCCCCGAAATCCACTCAGACAGCAGCAAACTTAGTTATTACGTCGCTTCAGAAGCGCTTACTCTCTTCAATTGAGGCATTTGCTCGAACGCTAAGAGTACATCGAAACGCCATTGAACGTCAGGCTGAGAAGCATCGGACTTCTGTCACTCCAAAGAATCTTACCTTGCTCGTACAGGCTCCAGGTTCGGATGACGATCGCGCTGACTTGGCTGAAGATGAGGTTCAGGCAGAGGAAGATTCTCAAATGGCAGCCGCCACGCAAACTGCCACCTTGGAGGTTACTCAACAGGAGTTGGAACTCCTTGAGGAAATGAGCGAGATTGCCGAGGCAGCGCGTTACCAACCGGATGGGCGGATTGAAAAGCTCGTAGAGTGGATTCGGACAAATCTTTGTCCTGACGTTGGCAAGCGAGGGGCAACCTGGACAAATCGCCGAGTGTTAATCTTCACCGAGTATACCGATACGAAACGATATTTGGAACAACAACTCCAGAGTGTGATCGCTAACTCCGACCGGGAGAACGAGCGCATCGATACATTTCATGGCGGAATGGGGGAAGAGCGCCGAGAGGCTATCAAAGCGGCTTTTAATGCCGACCCATCTCAGCATCCCCTGCGAATTATGATTGCCACGGATGCAGCACGGGAGGGGGTCAACTTACAGAACTACTGTGCTGACTTGTTCCATTTTGACGTACCCTGGAATCCCAGCCGCATGGAGCAGCGGAATGGCAGGATTGACCGCAAGCTGCAACGCGAACGTGTAGTTCGGTGTCACTACTTTGTGCTGCCCCAACGCTCTGAAGACCGAGTGTTAGATGTTCTCGTCAGAAAAACGGCAACGATTCAAGACGAGCTGGGTAGTTTGTCTCCTGTAGTTGAGAAAAATATCTCGAAGCTCCTCGATCAAGGGATTCGGGTTAGTGAGGAACGCCGCCTTACCGAAGCGATCGAAGTTGCCGATCGCGCTGATGAAGAATCTGTGACCAGAGGTAAGGTAATTCAAGAGGAGCTTGAGGCGATTCGAGTCCGAAGGGAGAAGCTCCATCAGCAACAGGCTGACCTGGAGGATATGCTCCGAGAGTCTCGGCGGTGGTTAGGATTAGATGACCGACACTTTCGAGATGCCCTCTCTGCCTCCTTGGAAATTCTGGGAGCGAAGTCGCTAGAGCCTCTTGACCCGAATGAAGTGGTGCGTGATTCGGAACGTGCCCGATGGGTGTTACCCGCCCTCGACCAGCAGGCTGGAGCTGACCTAACTTGGGCGACTACGCTCGATACGCTAAGACCACTCCGCAAGAAGGGGCAGAAGCTTTGGGAATGGCGAAAGGACGCTGCCATTCGCCCGGTAGTGTTTCGCGATCCGGGGACACTCGATGGTCAGGTTGTACACCTGCACCTAGAACATCGCCTGGTGCAGCGGTTGTTGGGACGTTTTCTGTCTCAGGGGTTTCTCTACAATGAGCTGACCCGTGCTTGTGTCTGCTTGACTGATGACCCAGTACCCAAGGTGATTGCATTGGGGAGGCTGTCTCTCTATGGAGAACGGGCGGCAAGACTTCATGATGAAATTATTACTGTGGCGGCTGAGTGGATTGCTCCTGAAGCACGAGGGCGAGGACGGCTTCGACCCTTAACGGAAAGTGAAAAGGAAGACGCGCTTGAGGTACTGGAGCATTCTTTTGCGACTCCCAGACTGCGAGATGTCCCTCCCTCCGTTGAAGATCGTTTCCAAGCGTATGCGCCAAGGGATGTGGAAGATTTGATTCCCCACTTAGAGCGCCGAGCTGAGGTGTTGACCGAACGAGCGAAGAAGAAACTGCAAGAACGGGGACTGAAAGAAGCAGCGGAGATGAAAAAGCTCTTGGAGGAACAACGTGATCGCATCCTGAAGCAAGAGAAGCAGTACGAGGTTTTTCAGCCTTCTCTCTTTAATAAGGATGAGCTGCGACAACTTGAGGCAGACCGCCGACACTGGCGCATTCGGGTAGCAGAACTGGAGGAAGACATTATCAAGGAACCAGAACGGATTGAGAAAGCCTATCAGGTGAAGGCAGACCGAGTGGAGCCAGTGGGTCTGGTGTATCTGTGGCCAGTATCAAACTGA
- a CDS encoding helix-turn-helix domain-containing protein, with protein MADVTESNTYNQSILGINLDGLNYLEGENLLSEINSIFFQAIENGIKKYYKNEELNALEELGKRIIRDIFKEHLCLTKAQADAQELEEVTTKVFQKFQAYLENRNKADVKTVDQLDETILHVEPRLPPITPIPSSVVMFSSIEAYTRKDRWQKNEQGIACLQHRAKGNPQNYIEHYITNPRDITLLPWDEAQQIIDKFGFTTAKLHLVFAAHAIKSQTPWESKFNLKASEIIREFGWEKNHKKSKPEKLLEIANTAFALDCLLVKAFWVEGKNKKGQIIASAPVGRMWNVYIKPIGQVDIQGKIDQPDEVYITVQPGLWTQDFLNRAGTKSREALYQFGYLAEQVLKIDPYHDELALRFAIYLTLDSRVRPTGNYKVQELLEIALPQSVIDKARSDCRKAYDLKQRWDSAIKLLLELEWQVTFDAETYPAWLRPDAKGKKPKGYLDKLLEAKLTIKPIPPIPELLACKVKARAKSIKPKNKLKPSPPSSLTSSQVREARQAKGWTQAKLAGFLGVSQKLVSLIECGKRTVNQELDLKIRRLLDIKD; from the coding sequence ATGGCAGATGTCACTGAATCAAACACATATAACCAATCTATTTTAGGTATTAACTTAGATGGGCTTAACTACCTTGAAGGTGAAAATTTGCTTTCAGAAATAAATTCCATCTTCTTTCAAGCAATAGAGAATGGAATCAAGAAATATTATAAAAACGAAGAATTAAATGCTCTGGAAGAGCTAGGTAAAAGGATAATAAGAGATATTTTCAAAGAGCATCTTTGTCTAACTAAAGCACAAGCTGATGCACAAGAGCTAGAAGAAGTAACTACCAAAGTATTTCAAAAATTTCAAGCCTACTTAGAAAATCGCAATAAAGCGGATGTCAAAACTGTAGACCAGCTCGACGAAACAATACTACATGTAGAACCACGACTTCCTCCCATAACGCCTATTCCTTCATCAGTAGTAATGTTTTCAAGCATTGAAGCTTATACCAGGAAAGACCGATGGCAAAAGAACGAACAAGGAATAGCCTGCTTACAACACAGAGCTAAAGGAAACCCCCAAAATTATATTGAGCATTACATCACCAACCCTAGAGATATTACCCTATTACCTTGGGATGAGGCACAGCAAATTATTGATAAGTTTGGGTTTACAACAGCTAAACTACACTTAGTTTTTGCTGCTCATGCCATAAAATCACAAACCCCTTGGGAAAGTAAATTTAATTTGAAAGCTAGCGAGATTATTCGGGAATTTGGTTGGGAAAAAAATCATAAAAAAAGCAAACCAGAAAAACTGCTAGAAATTGCTAACACAGCCTTTGCTCTTGATTGCCTCCTAGTTAAAGCTTTTTGGGTTGAGGGAAAGAATAAGAAAGGACAAATCATAGCTAGTGCTCCTGTAGGGAGAATGTGGAATGTCTATATCAAACCTATCGGTCAAGTTGACATTCAAGGAAAAATAGACCAGCCTGACGAAGTTTACATTACAGTGCAGCCCGGATTATGGACTCAAGATTTTTTGAACCGAGCTGGAACTAAATCAAGAGAAGCTTTATATCAGTTTGGCTACTTAGCTGAGCAAGTTTTGAAAATCGATCCCTACCATGATGAACTCGCACTAAGGTTTGCTATTTACTTAACCTTGGATAGCCGAGTTCGCCCTACGGGAAACTACAAAGTCCAGGAGTTATTAGAAATTGCACTACCCCAATCAGTTATAGACAAAGCTCGGTCAGACTGCCGCAAAGCTTATGACTTAAAACAGCGTTGGGACAGCGCAATAAAGTTACTGCTCGAACTGGAGTGGCAGGTTACGTTTGATGCGGAAACTTATCCTGCATGGCTAAGACCAGACGCAAAAGGTAAGAAGCCTAAAGGTTACCTAGATAAGCTCCTGGAAGCCAAGCTGACTATTAAACCTATACCCCCTATTCCAGAACTTCTAGCCTGTAAGGTAAAAGCTAGGGCGAAATCCATAAAGCCCAAGAACAAGTTGAAGCCAAGTCCTCCTAGCAGCTTAACCAGCAGCCAAGTTAGAGAAGCTCGTCAAGCTAAAGGTTGGACTCAAGCCAAACTGGCAGGTTTTCTCGGCGTATCCCAAAAGCTCGTATCCCTGATCGAGTGTGGCAAGCGCACGGTCAACCAAGAGCTAGATCTCAAGATACGAAGGCTTCTAGATATCAAAGATTAA
- a CDS encoding patatin-like phospholipase family protein, whose product MLNDANIEKPTKRRILCIDGGGLLGTFPAAFLAALEERVERPIGQYFDLIAGTSTGGIIALGLGLGLQASEILRLYRDRGAEIFGQHHAPLKNALFRQLRKIRWLRRAKYDSEKLREILVEVFGEKHIGDASTRLVIPAWSPTAGAVYIYKTAHHPRLKTDYKELVVDAALATAAAPTYFQAHMTKHDVGLVDGGVWANNPIGIAVVEAITLLDWPRDSIHVLSLGCLSEVYNIPASAGLLTLGKKTIRLFMDGQSHGAMGMAKLLTGHEHKRQAIYRIDHTVPYGEYSMDDAKVIRRLEGLGYERARDRYPVLEPVFFDRPTEEFKPFYTLEPKNAS is encoded by the coding sequence ATGCTAAATGATGCCAACATCGAAAAGCCAACAAAACGTCGAATCCTCTGCATTGACGGTGGTGGACTCCTTGGAACGTTTCCTGCTGCGTTTCTTGCAGCCCTTGAGGAGCGAGTGGAAAGACCAATAGGTCAATATTTCGATCTCATTGCAGGAACATCCACGGGTGGCATAATTGCACTGGGCTTAGGCTTGGGATTACAAGCCTCAGAAATACTCCGACTTTATAGAGATCGGGGAGCGGAAATCTTCGGTCAGCATCATGCTCCTCTAAAGAATGCTCTCTTTCGCCAACTTCGGAAGATTCGTTGGCTTCGACGGGCAAAGTATGATTCTGAGAAATTGCGAGAAATCCTTGTTGAGGTTTTCGGAGAGAAGCATATAGGAGATGCCTCGACACGGCTTGTGATACCAGCGTGGAGTCCAACAGCGGGAGCTGTCTATATCTACAAGACTGCTCACCATCCTCGCTTAAAGACAGATTATAAAGAACTAGTTGTTGACGCTGCGCTTGCAACCGCTGCTGCACCAACGTACTTTCAAGCCCACATGACAAAGCATGACGTAGGACTCGTAGACGGAGGTGTGTGGGCTAACAATCCGATTGGAATTGCTGTGGTTGAAGCCATTACTCTGCTTGATTGGCCGCGTGATTCGATCCATGTTCTTAGCCTTGGCTGCTTGAGCGAGGTGTATAACATTCCTGCATCAGCAGGTCTTCTCACTCTGGGCAAGAAAACTATTCGGCTCTTTATGGACGGTCAGTCGCATGGGGCAATGGGAATGGCAAAGCTCCTTACTGGTCACGAGCATAAACGACAGGCAATTTATCGCATTGATCACACTGTACCGTATGGAGAATACAGCATGGACGATGCGAAGGTGATTCGTCGTCTTGAAGGTCTCGGATACGAGCGAGCGCGAGACCGATACCCTGTGCTTGAGCCAGTCTTTTTTGATCGACCTACAGAGGAATTTAAGCCTTTTTATACTCTCGAACCGAAGAACGCATCATGA
- a CDS encoding CHAT domain-containing protein, with protein sequence MINSQRQQDYANLISALLRYRSPQGTNQILNANRGLVDAWLVLTMAEAAEMLKQRDDKEASNFLMNLAHQITNELQLSSSTSTSTVIPTLKLQLAFFVQVYQVIERSQSNPKAVYSLLKENLNLVNGFFAAVWKDWLMAMIPDLKSERAHGVAAVISNFSVLINDFPLGNRAINLEIAIAGYEVAAIVFTRSAYPFEWANAQNNLGTAYCERFRGRKIENLERAIRYFSKALEIRNRETDSEKWAETQNNLGIAYNHRIRGEKAENLEEAIKHFQAALEIRTQNNFPKAWAQTQYNLGSAYQERIRGNLAENLEKAIDCYLAALEAYTQQDFPQYWADTQNNLGNVYVERIKGKKVENLEKAIKYYSAALEVYTHEAFPERWASLHNNLANVYLHYIWGDRKEHLEKAIRYCKAALQKYTQLGFPEQWSLIQNNLGNAYLYRLEGDKSENLAIAISHYQAALDIRSREEFPQDYGTTQYNLGLAYKEAKQFHKAYSAFAATNELIESFRSEIIFGSGIEGDKQKLTEKWNNLFSDMVEVCIEIGNLPEAIEYVERTKSRNLVELLAASELYPRGASEELKQQLRHLRGAISSLRQLLTQAENRQNLSGIEQKLARPEDRENLRGGNIQYSGISEANREYIIQQRQLLQDYQRQLDRVFAECQKLDSAFTLTQKVEPISVAKIRTLIDPHTAILEWYIGTDGFQTFIITKNNLDVVQFGKAELKKLRTWNQQYLQSLFNDTTTWKANLDQWLHTLSEILHLDEIISHPALSNCHSLVLVPHRYLHIIPLHALPVGRGESEIGKGEASNPTPCLLDRFPGRVSYAPSCQLLELAQKRSRPEFSHLFAVQNPTDDLIYTDLEVEAIANHFHSREVLVKQQAKKSAIDDQRLGRAHCAHFSCHGYFNLENPLLSALLLADCQVSPTPAQHNPLQYLHLKNGSVLDLSRCLTLADLFSKDLSACRLVTLSACETGLTDFTSLTDEYISLPSGFIYAGVPSVVSSLWRVYDSATALLMIKFYENLQRACHEAIQSEVPQARVLDGEGASSQTVSVARALNAAQIWLRDATKAKLQAWASHLKLSSELIQQIEQTLDWFNSDEQPFQDPMYWAAFCAIGQ encoded by the coding sequence ATGATAAACTCACAACGACAGCAAGACTATGCAAATTTGATTAGCGCCTTGTTGAGGTATCGGAGTCCTCAAGGAACTAACCAGATTTTGAATGCTAACCGGGGTTTGGTTGATGCGTGGTTAGTACTGACAATGGCAGAAGCAGCAGAAATGTTGAAACAAAGAGATGACAAGGAAGCTTCTAATTTTTTAATGAATCTCGCTCATCAAATCACTAATGAACTGCAATTGTCATCATCAACATCCACTTCTACTGTTATCCCGACTCTTAAGTTACAGCTTGCCTTCTTTGTTCAGGTTTACCAGGTGATTGAGCGAAGTCAAAGTAACCCAAAAGCCGTATATTCTCTTCTCAAAGAGAACTTAAACCTAGTCAATGGTTTCTTTGCTGCTGTATGGAAAGACTGGCTAATGGCTATGATACCGGACTTGAAATCAGAGCGAGCACATGGCGTAGCAGCAGTTATTAGCAATTTTAGCGTCCTAATTAACGACTTCCCTCTAGGAAATCGGGCTATCAATCTAGAAATTGCCATTGCTGGTTACGAAGTTGCTGCGATAGTCTTTACCCGTTCAGCTTACCCCTTTGAATGGGCAAATGCTCAAAATAACCTGGGAACTGCTTACTGCGAACGTTTCCGAGGCAGAAAAATAGAGAACTTGGAAAGGGCTATTCGCTACTTCTCAAAAGCATTAGAGATAAGAAATCGCGAAACAGACTCCGAAAAATGGGCAGAAACCCAAAATAATCTAGGAATTGCTTATAACCACCGTATTAGAGGAGAAAAAGCAGAGAACTTGGAAGAAGCAATCAAGCATTTCCAAGCTGCTTTAGAAATACGAACGCAGAATAATTTTCCGAAGGCATGGGCACAGACCCAATATAATTTGGGATCTGCTTACCAGGAGCGTATCCGAGGGAACTTGGCAGAAAATTTAGAAAAAGCAATTGACTGCTACTTGGCTGCATTAGAAGCCTATACCCAACAAGATTTCCCCCAGTACTGGGCAGATACCCAAAACAACTTAGGAAATGTCTACGTCGAACGTATCAAAGGAAAGAAGGTTGAGAATTTAGAAAAAGCAATTAAATATTACTCAGCCGCCTTAGAGGTATATACCCATGAGGCTTTTCCTGAAAGATGGGCATCACTGCACAACAATCTTGCTAATGTCTATTTGCATTACATCTGGGGTGACAGAAAAGAACATTTAGAAAAAGCAATCCGCTATTGTAAAGCAGCGTTGCAAAAATACACGCAATTAGGATTTCCGGAACAATGGTCATTGATTCAAAACAATTTGGGTAATGCCTATCTCTATCGGCTCGAAGGAGATAAATCAGAAAATTTAGCAATAGCAATTTCTCACTACCAAGCGGCTTTAGATATACGCTCCCGCGAGGAATTTCCTCAAGATTACGGAACTACTCAATATAATCTTGGTCTGGCTTACAAAGAAGCCAAACAATTCCATAAAGCCTATAGTGCTTTTGCTGCCACTAATGAATTGATAGAGTCTTTCCGGAGTGAAATTATCTTTGGCTCTGGGATAGAGGGAGATAAGCAAAAACTTACTGAGAAATGGAATAACCTCTTTTCAGATATGGTGGAAGTCTGCATAGAAATTGGTAATCTTCCTGAAGCCATTGAATACGTTGAGCGCACCAAATCACGAAACCTCGTTGAACTTCTAGCTGCCTCAGAACTCTACCCCAGAGGTGCGTCAGAAGAACTCAAACAGCAACTTCGTCACCTACGCGGTGCTATCTCATCCCTACGGCAACTACTCACACAAGCAGAAAATAGGCAGAATTTAAGCGGCATAGAACAAAAACTAGCAAGACCAGAAGATAGAGAAAATTTACGGGGTGGAAACATACAATACTCAGGAATTTCTGAGGCTAATCGTGAATACATCATCCAACAGCGCCAACTCTTGCAAGATTACCAGCGCCAACTTGATCGAGTCTTCGCTGAGTGCCAAAAACTTGACTCCGCCTTCACCTTAACCCAAAAGGTTGAACCGATCTCTGTTGCTAAAATTCGCACCTTGATTGACCCCCATACGGCAATATTAGAATGGTATATTGGCACAGATGGGTTCCAGACCTTCATTATCACAAAAAACAATCTGGACGTGGTGCAGTTTGGCAAAGCTGAATTAAAAAAGCTGCGTACTTGGAATCAACAGTATCTCCAGTCCTTGTTCAATGACACCACTACCTGGAAAGCCAACCTCGATCAGTGGCTCCATACTCTTTCGGAGATATTGCACTTGGATGAGATCATCAGCCATCCTGCTCTATCCAACTGCCATTCTCTAGTACTGGTTCCCCACCGCTACCTGCATATAATCCCGCTTCATGCCTTACCTGTAGGGAGGGGGGAATCAGAGATCGGGAAGGGGGAAGCATCAAACCCAACTCCTTGCCTGCTTGACAGATTCCCTGGCAGAGTCAGCTACGCCCCTAGCTGCCAACTGCTAGAACTGGCCCAAAAGCGCTCTCGCCCAGAGTTCTCTCACCTGTTTGCTGTTCAAAATCCCACAGACGATCTCATTTATACCGATTTGGAAGTGGAAGCGATCGCCAATCACTTCCACTCCAGAGAAGTCCTTGTCAAACAACAGGCGAAAAAGTCGGCTATCGATGACCAGCGACTTGGCAGAGCACATTGCGCCCATTTTTCCTGTCATGGTTACTTCAACCTAGAAAATCCACTGCTTTCAGCACTGCTGTTGGCAGATTGCCAAGTTTCCCCCACACCTGCACAGCATAACCCACTGCAATATCTGCACCTGAAAAATGGATCAGTTCTGGATTTGAGTCGATGCCTCACCCTGGCAGACTTGTTCAGCAAAGATCTGAGTGCTTGCCGCCTAGTCACGCTTTCGGCTTGTGAAACGGGCTTAACGGACTTCACCAGCCTGACAGATGAGTATATCAGCTTACCGAGCGGCTTTATCTATGCAGGTGTTCCCAGTGTCGTCAGCAGTCTGTGGCGAGTTTATGACTCAGCGACAGCGCTGTTGATGATTAAGTTCTATGAGAATCTACAAAGGGCTTGTCATGAGGCGATACAATCCGAAGTTCCACAAGCTAGAGTTCTGGATGGGGAAGGCGCTTCTAGCCAGACAGTATCAGTAGCACGGGCACTAAACGCTGCCCAAATCTGGCTGCGGGATGCCACCAAAGCCAAATTACAAGCATGGGCAAGTCACTTGAAATTATCATCAGAGCTAATTCAACAGATTGAGCAGACCTTAGACTGGTTTAACTCCGACGAACAGCCTTTCCAAGACCCCATGTACTGGGCAGCCTTCTGCGCGATTGGACAGTAG
- a CDS encoding ParB/RepB/Spo0J family partition protein, with protein MRELCIDPEFLALIPPLSATERQGLEASILAEGCRHPLIVWEEKNILVDGHNRYEICTAHGIGFQVVTRSFPDRASVMDWMIDNQLSRRNLPPMLLRYLRGKRYLLEKQQGKRHDLTSAQFEQKLTTDRKLAKQYGVSASTIRRDASFAHDVDTLSAALSPQSRQAILSRDSKLTQQDTQQLAKVARHSPEKVPELVAQLLATESKSNRKPRSKPTQGISYTPGVGCDYQITVTAQVWEQLNNYKEEIGAATLSGAIARLLDEVKLASTSSN; from the coding sequence ATGAGAGAACTGTGCATCGATCCAGAATTTTTAGCCTTAATTCCCCCATTAAGTGCTACGGAGCGTCAGGGTTTAGAAGCAAGTATTTTGGCTGAAGGCTGTCGCCACCCGCTTATCGTGTGGGAGGAAAAGAATATTTTGGTTGATGGACACAACCGATACGAGATTTGTACGGCTCACGGCATTGGGTTCCAGGTTGTTACTCGTTCGTTCCCAGATCGGGCTTCGGTCATGGACTGGATGATTGATAACCAACTCTCCCGGCGAAATCTACCACCTATGTTGTTGAGATACCTGCGCGGGAAACGGTACCTTCTGGAAAAGCAGCAGGGCAAAAGGCACGATTTAACTTCTGCTCAATTTGAGCAGAAGTTGACAACCGATCGAAAGCTAGCCAAGCAGTACGGAGTTAGTGCCTCAACCATTCGGCGGGATGCTTCTTTTGCTCATGATGTGGACACCTTGAGTGCAGCGTTATCTCCACAGAGTAGGCAGGCTATCTTGAGTCGTGACTCCAAGCTGACACAACAGGATACCCAACAGCTAGCTAAAGTGGCTCGTCATTCACCGGAGAAAGTACCAGAATTAGTAGCCCAGCTACTGGCTACTGAATCTAAGTCAAACAGAAAACCGCGCTCAAAACCGACACAAGGGATTAGTTATACTCCTGGGGTTGGCTGTGATTATCAAATCACTGTAACAGCCCAAGTTTGGGAGCAACTCAACAACTACAAAGAAGAAATCGGTGCGGCAACGCTCTCAGGTGCGATCGCTCGGTTGCTAGATGAGGTTAAACTGGCATCAACTTCCTCAAACTGA